The sequence TTGCAAGGTTCCGCTAAATATCTCTTGCGGAGATACTTTTATCAATTTTATTTGAGCTTTTTCAAGTACTGGTTCTATTATTTCTAAGGATTGCATCTTGGCTTTGTTCTCCGGATTTGTTATAAAAATTGCTGCCACAGGATGAAGTTGGGGGGTTTTTAGTATTAGAAAATCAACGAATTTCATTTGTATCTTTAGGTAGGCGTTTCTATTTTCCTTAGGTGTCCAGATAAAGTCTGTAAGCCTCATCTTAGGTATCACTGTAAGGTTGCTTTTGTTTAGGCATTCGTTTAGCTTATCAAAGGCTACTTTTTCTGTTTTAGTCAATAGGAAGTCTTTGCGTTTGTAAACATCTGTGTCGTCTTTCTCTTTGAATTTTGAGCTTTTTATAAAAAAGTAGTAAACTATAATTAATAAAATCAAAGAGGCTATTACGACCATCCACATGTCTAAATCTTATCCTAAAA comes from Hippea maritima DSM 10411 and encodes:
- a CDS encoding DUF2726 domain-containing protein, whose protein sequence is MWMVVIASLILLIIVYYFFIKSSKFKEKDDTDVYKRKDFLLTKTEKVAFDKLNECLNKSNLTVIPKMRLTDFIWTPKENRNAYLKIQMKFVDFLILKTPQLHPVAAIFITNPENKAKMQSLEIIEPVLEKAQIKLIKVSPQEIFSGTLQDKLKQMVWEGL